The genomic segment TGTGTATaggctaaagaaaaatttgagaaaactATCAAAACAAACTCGTTACCACGACAACATAGAGGCACCGTTATCTGCTCTGATTAGCAAGTGCTGGGTCTTCATAATGATAAGCCTCAGTTTCTATTGCGTTTACGTGTCTTTGATGGAAACACGTAGAGCTTACTTAATAAGGCCTAGGCTTGACAACaggaaaaatatttcctttacATTCACGTCAGTTCTCAGTGGTTCGTTGACATCAAGTAACACATTTCCAGTTTCTTGCACCAAATTGCTATTTTTCGCGCTTCTGTTTGACGAGTATAAATAATCGCGCACGTTATGACTTCCACGGCTCGTAATGAACGCGAAATGGTTCTCAACGCTGGGAAAGAACTCAGTTTGACAACTGATCCATTGGAAAGGCTGAGGCTGCAGTGTTTACAGAGAGGCGTGGCTGGAATAAGAGATTTTGGACGGTAAGTTGTTTTCATTTAACTGATGGTCCATTTAATGTTTCAAGTTACATGTTTCCCACTAAATTTGGACACTGTATATGTATTACTGGTATGTTCGAAATGATTTTGACAGGACATTTCGCATAtgggatgatgatggtgatcGTAAAATCAGCTACGAAGAATTTGTTAAAGGTTTGTCGGATTTCGGCGCTTCTTTAACTGCAACAGAAGCCCAGCAATTGTTTCATTCAATGGACAAAAACAGCAGCGGCTCTATTGAGTACGACGAACTCTTGATTGCTTTAAGAGTATGATTGGATTCAACTTACTATCAAAGCATCTTAGAAGTATGATACTAATATTTGATTGGTTATGCAATTTAGCCTCCCATGTCAAAATCAAGGATTTCGCTTATTCTAGCGGCGTTTCAAAAGATGGATAAAACCGGAGATGGTGTCATTACTCCGGAAGATTTAAAAGGCGTTTATAACGTCAGGTAAATAAAATCTAAAGCCAATTTAAAGCCGTCCCGTGAAATTACGGGGGATGGATTCATGTTACGCAGAAGTCATCCCAAATTTATCAATGGAGAAAAGACGGAGGAGCAGATCTTCCAAGAATATTTGCGAACATTTGACTCTCCTCACGGTGACGGAAAAGTAAGTGATCTATTATGTAATTAGTACATTTTTTAACGAATCATTTGACTAgtatcgattttttaaaaaaggtaacgCTACAAGAATTCGAAGAGTATTATGCAGGTGTGAGTGCTTCCATCGATTCAGACGTCTACTTCGATTTGATGATGCGTCAGGCTTGGAAGCTCTGAGCCAACGGCAACTGCTAGCCCACTCGAGCATCAGTAATGCGAATGTCTATTTTAGTTAACATGTCCTTTAAGCAAGACTTCGATAAAAGCCCACTAGTTGCTCACCGTCTCTGCCATCAGTTGACAGGTATTGACTGCATACATGCACCTCCATGTATACGAATGGACATGGTGTGGTGCatattgttattatatttgGGTAGTGAACCGTGAATTCCACGTTATTAGAGGTCGTTAAAAACCTAGGGGGAAAATGGTGGCAATAATACACATCGTTCCATTTAATTTTATAGCACTATGAGAGACATACTGCTATGgtgtaacaatttttttaaattgttgatAGTCAATCCAATTATTTATTCCACATTTACTTCACTCGCAAGTCGCAACATCATGATTACAAAAATGGTGttgaagttaattttatttgcatCCCTTTCTGAACAGcttttaaagttaaaagaatATAGCTATACCGTGTTCCATTCGACCCGCATCCATTCCAAAATTGGGAGAGGACGTTGTGACCTGCCATAAACACCCCTAGAGCTATGTATTTCTTTCCAGCAGTTTACCTGCGTCATGCCCATACAATGTTTTCGAGTTCTGTTTCATTGTAGGCTAACAAGTAGATTCTTGAGATAGTGCTCTCTTCAACCATAGCTCAAGGGTATAACGTGAAATCTGTTGTTTTCCTTCCAAACCGCCTTGGATTGGTTCACAAACTAGACATATCTGGTTGTGTTCGGATATTTCTGCTTTATCCggtttctcttttctcattttctttggcCATCAGCCATGTTCCAAAGCCTGCTGCTTGTCGATGCGTGATGTTCACGTGAGCGCCCTTTTCCAGTTATGCACGCAACTTTAATTATTAATACCAGCAAATTAGAAGTATATATAGAGTGTAATTCCCAGAGTATCAACGATATTAATCCCCGAGTTGATAAAACTATCCAATATCTATAATAAGATTCCAGCTTTTCTGGAAGGCAGGAGAAGAGCAGCGTGCTGGATGAAGCGATCCAACTTTCAATTGCTGTAATAAGTGGCGGCTAAATAGGTCGCCAGGCAGAGCGAAACTTGTATTCGATCTTCCCGATAGTCGACTTGTTTCCCCAACTTTCCTGATTGCCACTCCATTCAAAGTTGTCAACATGCGATATAGAAACGATGCAGTATATTTGAGTCTTATCTTATATAGGCAACTCCGGAATACAACATataagaaaagtaaaaagcgTTAGCACTATGACATTTCAAACTTGATCCTCGCGTGGGATGGACAACTGTGTAgataactaaaaaactaattgagCGATAAAAGTTGCGTCGGGTCCGTTGAATTGTTGCGGATTCTGGAACGTTTCCCCCGTACGCAGGGCCAACCAGCAAGAAGTTCCGGGGCGTGTGCACATCAAAGCCGAGACGCCGACCGACGAAGTTGCCAGCGCGCCGACCAGCGCAGTCAAAGTGGTGTCCGGCTGTTTTCCGTTGAAAAGCAACACGTTACCGGAGAGCGTCGCACCAAACGGGAACCAGCAATCGTTGATTGCATACAAGACGGGATTGCCTCCCTGGACGCtacctttaaaatttttaaatcggaACATTTTTGACGTCTCAATGTCCAGAAATCACAGcggaatagaagaaaaggTCATGTATACCGATCAGATGAATACTGTACGAATCGCGAGTAACAGTCAACTGAAGAAGTTTGTCCAGGTCTTCCCGTAACGACAAATCCTTGGGCGAACTGATATGCCTAGCGCTAGTAACCAATCCGGCGTCACGGGCCAGGATCGCTGCATTAATGATGTTGATTCCGTTGGCTTTCATGCCGTTCAAATGACCGACGAGGGCAGAGCTGGCTAGTAGGTTGACATCTTCAGTCCCTTCGCCTGATATGtttgaaaaggtaaaaatagcCTGATGCCATTTCAATCGGAAAagctgattcaaaatttagtACCGCAGCAGATCAATTCCACGTTCGTTTCGGCTTCAGCTGGGCGACGATGTAAACTCCCCTCGGCCAGGGAGTTGGCCAAATAGCCCAGCGCTTGAGCTAGTTGCATCCAGGGTTTATTACGTTCGACCATTGAACGGGCCAGGTTTGGCGCATTGGCAATGCCAACAGCTTGACGACCCTCTGCCAGGTCGATAAGTTGTTCGGCGATTTCCCGAGCCACTCGCTCCTGAGCTTCGACAGTTGAAGCGCCCAGATGCGGTGTGCAGACAACGCGCGGATGCTGGATCAATTGCCAGGTGGTCGTCCCCTCTTTCGGTGGCTCCTGGACAAAGACATCCAGGGCAGCACCTTTGCAACGATCGGAGATCAGAGCGTCGAGCAGGGCGGCCTCGTCGACGATCCCTCCGCGGGCAATGTTGATAATGCGCACCGTAGACTTGCAACGCTTCAGCGCTTCGGCATTGATGAGATCTGCGCTTATTTAAAGAATGATTAGAATTGAACTTGGAATTGGTGAACGGATGTCTCTTACGGTGCGTTTGAGGCATGTAAGGCGTGTGAACGGAGATGTAGTCGGCCAGCGGCCAGATTTCCTCCAATTCCATTTTGTCGACTTTAAATTCAGCAGCTGATTCTTTGCTAATTACAGGATCGTAGCCGATAGTCTAAATAACAAGTGATTAATCATTCAAGTTTCCGGTGCGAAGAAtcgttttaaatatttaccttCATGCCGAATGCTTGCATTCTGATGGCGACTTCACGGCCAATTCGTCCCAGCCCGAGGATCGCCAAAGTTTTCCCATGCAGCTCATTGCCCATGTAAGTTTTCCGGTCCCAAACTCCATTCTTAAGGGCGGCACAAGCCTGCGGTATGTGCCTGTCATCAAACAGTACATTACATCATCTGCATTTTTAAATCCCTGGACATCAGTGTacaatatatatttaattCTCTCTTACCGACTAAGAGCTGCGATCATGGCACACGTATGCTCGGCTGCGCTCATCGTATTTCCCCCGGGTGTGCTGaataatttgaaagaaaaaacaagaaaccctCGTCATAGACTGACGCGGAAACGGCCTGCTCACTCTTGCCAACAACAATCTCAGTCCATTCTActgttgattttaaattgaattatttgtgCACTTACTTCATGACGAGGACGCCCCGACGCGTAGCGGCTGAAATGTCGACATTGTCCAGTCCCGTTCCAGCTCGACCCACCAAACGCAATTTGGTGGCGGCAGCAAGGACTTCGTCCGTCACTTTGGTCTCGGAGCGTACAATCAATACTTCGTAATTCTGTAATCACATATAAGGTAAAAATtcgtttcaaaattgaaaggaTTGCAGATCATATTTTAAAAGGGATCGGTACCTGAATTTCCTGTAGCAGACGCTCTTTAGTCCACTGTCGAGCATAGGTGACGCTTATGCCATGGTTTTGGAGAATCTGCGAACAAATCGGATCGACTGGATCGCTAATTAAAACTTGCTGAATATCCAGCGTCATGTTGCTGCCCAGATGTTGACTGTTTAAGTcaagtaaaattgaaataaactacgtcgaaaaaaaaacaaacaaaaataagacgtTAGTTTTAATAAGACGAAAGGCTTTTAAAAGTACTAACGGATGTTGCACACTGGAGAGAAGCTAAGCTAACCTCGAAAAGTGGTCTTCTTGAAAACTGAGAACCTCTCCAGTGTGCCAGTGGTTGCTTTTATACTTTTCGAAAATACCAACCCATACCCTCTTTCGACCATAGTTTTTGTTGTCAAACAAAACGTCCACACTCGCGCCACCCAACGAAGTAACGCCACTTTGACTTATATGTAGTGGCTCCGGAGTAATTCCGTCGAAGTGTTTTCTTCTGTTCGAAAGGAGAAACGTTGGAAATCATTTCGCGACCTTTTAGGTGACGACAATGCGATCAGGACGAAGACATTGCGCCCAACTGATGGATAAAAGTTTCGTGCCATTTTTATTGCAGGACTTTTACGCGTCCCCAAGGAACCGTTTCCTGTAGCCCAAAcgttgattgaaataaaagcaacatcaccgaaaaaaaaccaacattaATTAAGGTCACAGTGTGTGAATGTTGCACGGAGGTTGGAAAGTTGGTGCGGCTGATGAAACTTTGCCCTCCAGGGTCCAAGGGGGGCGGGATAGAGGCAACTTTCCTGTGGGTAGTTTTCGGTGTACACATTCAATAGATTGACTGGACCGCGAGTCCCAGAAAAGACGGACGACCTGGCCaatcttatctctttttccgGAAATCGGAATATGTATAAGATAAACAGAAACAGAAGAGAAGTTTTTTCCAGGCCCAAAACTCATTTATAATAAGACGCAGAGAgatttcgaaagaaaacgCGTATTAATCCGAAATCAATCCGACCATTCTGCCGTCTTCGTCCATTCACAAAAGGTCGAATCAAAAGAATTCTCGACGAATCCCATCTATTCGTACAATGCACAATAAAGTCCTGGATCGCGATTCGTTATTGTGATAATAGTATTCGCCGCTTGTATTCCATTGATCTTCAAATTCATCACAAGTTTGAGATACAtaccctttttttaacaacgcttataataataataataaaagaaagaaaaaaagaataaactaataaaaataacgaagCTGATGATACTCGGTGTGAATTGAGTCATTTCTGCGTTGAGAGTTGATGATGGTTTTAATGGGAAAATTTGTCGAAACAAAATGATAATCTCGTGAGATGACATTATAGTATAGCATCTTATGATAGGATGATACATATAATGGTGGAAAAGATGCGCATAATATGTGAATCGATTATAGGCTGACGATACACGATAGTTTTTTGTAGTTTTGAATTATAAATGTGAGAACAGGACCATCCTACTAGGCTGAGGAGCGCTGGAAACTGCAGCAGTGTCACGACgccattgaaaaaaacaaagtggcTCAATATGAATGCGGAGTGGCGTAGatcaatattaaattttaacaaaaacgaACAATTCAATATAAGAAAACAGCTTGGAGGCCTGggtaaacatttcaaaataaacgAGAAAGAATAAGATTAGATTGTAGGGGAGGATAAAATATTTGGGTCAGCAACCCACCCAGCagtatagaaaatgaaaagaaaaaaggtcatGGATGAAGGGTCATGGATCGAGCCAAAAGACTCGAtggaaaaaatgattcaaaggAATTCAGGTCATACAAATTTTCTCTATACATTATACAGTTACAGTTGGACCAAAGTTGATGACTTGACTGTCCTATAGGcggtttcaaaaaaaaaataacagttcTTCATCCTTCCGCCCTCTACATCAGATAGAGGAAAGTTTTTTAAGAGTCAAACGGGCGCGAGTtttgaacgaaagaaaaactcaaaaaactttttattttttttattttttcctttttgaaataaatcgcTTTCTCTCCTTTCGCGTCTATATAAACTAGAGGGAACACTCTGCGGTTATTGAATCCTGCTGCTGGACGAAATTCGTCGGCCGTTGCGGCTTGATGGAGAAGGGCGAATTCAGGCGTTCGGGCAACTCTGGCGTGCTGTTGGATCTCACGCTGTTGGTCGGACTTTCACAAGAAGTGACGGTGAGCGTGATGACCTCGGCGCTGTGCGCCTTGCGCGGCTCGCTGAGCGGCTCCTCGCAACTGCAGCCGGAACCGCTGGCGAATTTCGGATGGTGAATCCCGCGCTTGTGATGGTGGCGGAGATGATTGGGGTCGTTCAGCTTCCGACAGTAGCCGATGGGACGCTCGCAACAGTCGCAAGTGTCGGCCGCGATCGTGTTGGCTCGTCGGTTGGCGTATCCCTTCTGCCGGACGGCGGGCAACGGACTCCTCCCGACGATGATGCAATTCTGGTCCAGCCTACTCATCGATGTCGGCCAGTTGCGTCGCTCCTGAATCGTACAGCGTCGACACATCCAACAatcaaagaatcaaaattttaggaaattgaagaaattctCATTTGTAAAAGAAGGCCATGAATATCATTCCAGACAAATCTACAAAGTGCTTGGTGTACTATAATTTGATGGGGGGTATAAATTTGCAgatattggaaaaatgaaaagcgtGAATGGGAAATGGGAAGAGTGCCTAATATGTATGCCACACACAAATACGGCTCTAATAAGACGGTGTAGTATGCGCTGTAGTAAATGTGCATATTGAATGTATATACATATTGTAACGGTGCTCAATTTccataagaagaaaaacatcgtTGATTACCGTGTAAGCTTGCATTCTGGCCAATCTGGAATGGAGCTGGAACCAATGAAAACACAATGATTCAACGTGTATCGCCAAGAAGTTCACAACCAAAATATTGGTTACACATTTGACACATTAATAACGGCGCCCGTCTAAAGGCTCAGCACAgcacagtacacacacacaaacacacatagCAAAAAAACCCGCGCAAATATCACAAGCACTAAAATGAATATATCGAGGAACGATTAGAGTTCTAGTCTACTGCATTCAATGTTAGAGATACGACGAGGGAGATGTTATTTGAGATTGAGCCCCATGTAGCGTGAACAATTCGCCGAGAAGcaatagaaaatatatatatataaggatgCCTACTAGCGTGCTATGCCTTTATGCCCAGTGCATATAAAGGCTGGCAAGGCTCTGATTCCTGGTATATGTATGGGAAAAGGTCGATCATCACGATGCAGAATCGAGTGTAAACGTCTTCCTAGCTCTTGTAGAGACACTCAGCCGCTCACTGGAGCGTTTGAATATAATATCACGGCTAGAAGCAATGATTACCAATGCTATGGAATACATTTTCCATtcgattctctctctctctagcttaATCCATTTCGTTTGAGTACTTGTGCGCTCGCTATGCGCATCGCATTCATTTTGAGTgggtttttgaatttcccggcttttcttttctacacaCAATAGCCAATAAACAACCGTATCTACGTTCTAGGACATTGAACATGgccaaactctttttcttcaccCATGAAATAGTGTGTGGGTGGGATTGAACCTTCGAGACTTGTTTGTAATGTTACACAGCTGGATATATCGAAACAATCTACCAAGACAGATCGCTCAAGTTCAAGTTCACTGGAGCTGAGCGCACGAAATCAATTATTGCTAAAATGTGGCGTTCGGGATGAGCGATAGCCCCTCCTTCCTCGCATATAAAAGTGGACATAAATGAAAGCGATTCGATGATATAGCGTCGGTCTTCATCAAGTTGCAGGCTATACTCTATATAGGATCTCGATCCTGAATTCTGGTATATATGGTATTAGTCGATAAATCAAGATGACATTCACATATCGTTCTTCGCTCTTGTGCCCTCCCCTCTTATCAACTGCTTAGAGCTCGATCCACATTTCCTCGACATCCCTtacatttctatttctctctctctctctctctctctctctccgttcgTTGATTTCCACCCGACTCGGGTGGATATATTGAAAAGAAGGGGCGTGAGTAGCGACTTCCGAGAAATCGGACTCGACCCGGTCACATCCGCATACAAGCGCTCTCACGCACAAACATGTATACACTCCTATTTACAGTCTCTCTATCTCGAAATTCACCCTCCCTCCCATCCGAGTTCCGACACGCAGCTATTTTATAGTCCCGAAGCATAACGGAACGCGGGACACACATCTAGGAACTGGTAGTATACCCGCTCTCATCGTATATGTATCGTTGGGGAATTCCACTCAATTGACTTGGCATCTACAGAGCCACAGAGTGGTAAGAAAAACCCAGCCAGGAAGTGACAGGAAGTTAGCGGAATAAAGgcaaaaggagaagagagagacttgGTCAGAAAGGATAGAAAAGTCGCGCTAGTTTTGCCATCAACAACCCGTAAAAAATTCCCATTCAAATGCTGACAAGAGTTCGTTCGTTTCAGAGTGAAGTAGCTGCTGGTAGATTTTCAACGTCGTCGCTTCGCTCCTTGTTTTCCCCCGATGTTCTCGCAACGTATGGACTTTAAGTTGCTGTGACTTGGTTTTCCCATTGACTGTGAGGCAACGACGAGTCTATCAGGCTGCGGAAGTTGCGCCAAAGGGGCCCACAGCACACGACGTACTTCCAAAAGTCTTAATAGAGAGACTGTGGCGCAACGAAAACTTTCGAAGGGGgaatcaaataatatcaaaGGGCTCGTTCTGGGCAACTGGGAAGAGATGGGCCAGTTCCAATGAAGGGCGAAGCTTTGCTCACAGCTGACCCTCGTTCGGATACAGAAAACTCGCCTTTCATTGATCGATCAATCAACGTCTGAATGTTATCCCGATGTTATACTGTGTCTAATAGCttctaaaaggaaaagaggaagagagaaacaagGGGGGAGAATGAAGGAGGAGGATCGTCTTTGTTCTCCTACGTTGAAGATAATCTGATCGGAACCATGAAATGGAGTTTGgcgtctttattcttttctcaacttttttctttcttcccacttGGCGATCCTTCCTGGAGATCTCTCAATTGCAGAGTGGATGGATCGTGCCGGAGGAGTAAGCGCTGCTAATTAATCATAGCAATGTtctgaaaaatgtcaaataggTCGCGGGAGAAGAACTGGATCATCTCCCTTGTTCTCCACCATTCGTTATACACATTTAATTCGATTGCCAGTTCAATATTGAACTCCCGTGAAATATATATGTACGAGCAATTGCGCTGTACGTAATGCGACTGTAGGCGACGACCCATTTCAACTGCGGATTGATTCCTCGGGGCTATATATGCGCGCACACAAAAGTCCAAGGGCTTATGCATCAAGATGTATGGAGCGTTTGATCAACTCACCATGAACTGATTGCGGCGGATGGCGGCCGGATCGAGTGAGACGAACTTGTTGGCGCTGACGTGAACGGCCGACGGCGGAACGGGCGGCTGAGATTGCGACAGGCTCGACGACGGTAAAAGTTGCGACGGCTGCGAGAGCTGCAGCGGAGTCGGCGACGGCGAACAGCCGACAATGACCGGCTCCTCTTCCTTGAACACGGGCTGATAGGGCAGCAGCATCCGTATCTTGCCCCAGCGATGGAAAAATAGCGCAACGGCAGCCACCCAAACTGCAATGAAATTCCCAACGGAAATCAGCCAATAAAAAGCCgtgcacacaaaaaaagaaaagaaataaatacataAGACGACAGGGTATAGTAGGTAGAGATCTAGAAATCCATTCGAATTTCACTGCCGCTCTTGTGTTCCAGTCGGACAATGTCACGTCAAAGGAAAGAAGAGCGAATGGAAATCGTACCGGGAGAGAAAAGCCGGAAATACCAAAGACCGAGATTGACATGCTATTGAAGccaaagaatgaaaaagaaacgatcgaTATAGAGTGCAACCAGCAGACggtttcctcttttctctagattttcttgttgttgaaaaCTGGTAGAagataatagaaataaattgttttctttttcccctacTACCGTGAGTGGTTACGTCATTATACGGGAGATTCTATAGAGCTGATGCTGCTAGCTCATCATTACAAGTAGTTAATAAACCTTGCACAGTTGAAGAGAGATGGATCCAGAACCCGAAAGATTCTCTCGAGTTGAGAGGATCTATTTAGCTGAACGGATATATCTATATTTCCATCTATCTGTTCCTCATTTCAGCTATGATCCCTATAATTCTCTAGAAACAAAGATGGGCCGGCCATCGCTGCTGCTATATATACGAGCTAGGACTTTTGTCGATGCACAATAGATATAG from the Daphnia pulex isolate KAP4 chromosome 1, ASM2113471v1 genome contains:
- the LOC124189798 gene encoding D-3-phosphoglycerate dehydrogenase-like translates to MTLDIQQVLISDPVDPICSQILQNHGISVTYARQWTKERLLQEIQNYEVLIVRSETKVTDEVLAAATKLRLVGRAGTGLDNVDISAATRRGVLVMNTPGGNTMSAAEHTCAMIAALSRHIPQACAALKNGVWDRKTYMGNELHGKTLAILGLGRIGREVAIRMQAFGMKTIGYDPVISKESAAEFKVDKMELEEIWPLADYISVHTPYMPQTHHLINAEALKRCKSTVRIINIARGGIVDEAALLDALISDRCKGAALDVFVQEPPKEGTTTWQLIQHPRVVCTPHLGASTVEAQERVAREIAEQLIDLAEGRQAVGIANAPNLARSMVERNKPWMQLAQALGYLANSLAEGSLHRRPAEAETNVELICCGEGTEDVNLLASSALVGHLNGMKANGINIINAAILARDAGLVTSARHISSPKDLSLREDLDKLLQLTVTRDSYSIHLIGSVQGGNPVLYAINDCWFPFGATLSGNVLLFNGKQPDTTLTALVGALATSSVGVSALMCTRPGTSCWLALRTGETFQNPQQFNGPDATFIAQLVF
- the LOC124189807 gene encoding calcyphosin-like protein codes for the protein MTSTARNEREMVLNAGKELSLTTDPLERLRLQCLQRGVAGIRDFGRTFRIWDDDGDRKISYEEFVKGLSDFGASLTATEAQQLFHSMDKNSSGSIEYDELLIALRPPMSKSRISLILAAFQKMDKTGDGVITPEDLKGVYNVRSHPKFINGEKTEEQIFQEYLRTFDSPHGDGKVTLQEFEEYYAGVSASIDSDVYFDLMMRQAWKL
- the LOC124189816 gene encoding uncharacterized protein LOC124189816 isoform X1 encodes the protein MPPPVSCARSAVAVALGFWITAHHLLLVVSCSCYVPSVGSHRVTPFNVTVRELSESSALVTWSLFADQEDDQMDSTNQTTENPMMPFRLEITYRPYRQRKRMIIAVPSDVTSYILSDLRPGSDYMIRVTSVTKGHRVRSQPVRFSLSQVVSAGPSPDSSRDDAYLSPPSYPPYGGTVGDPSTYPMMPTFIAPPPRSPSSGPYRNNRLTGNYTSVVGLADYRFPPTANSAGVVYVRGEEVGIVILVLIVWVAAVALFFHRWGKIRMLLPYQPVFKEEEPVIVGCSPSPTPLQLSQPSQLLPSSSLSQSQPPVPPSAVHVSANKFVSLDPAAIRRNQFMLHSRLARMQAYTERRNWPTSMSRLDQNCIIVGRSPLPAVRQKGYANRRANTIAADTCDCCERPIGYCRKLNDPNHLRHHHKRGIHHPKFASGSGCSCEEPLSEPRKAHSAEVITLTVTSCESPTNSVRSNSTPELPERLNSPFSIKPQRPTNFVQQQDSITAECSL
- the LOC124189816 gene encoding uncharacterized protein LOC124189816 isoform X2; this encodes MPPPVSCARSAVAVALGFWITAHHLLLVVGSHRVTPFNVTVRELSESSALVTWSLFADQEDDQMDSTNQTTENPMMPFRLEITYRPYRQRKRMIIAVPSDVTSYILSDLRPGSDYMIRVTSVTKGHRVRSQPVRFSLSQVVSAGPSPDSSRDDAYLSPPSYPPYGGTVGDPSTYPMMPTFIAPPPRSPSSGPYRNNRLTGNYTSVVGLADYRFPPTANSAGVVYVRGEEVGIVILVLIVWVAAVALFFHRWGKIRMLLPYQPVFKEEEPVIVGCSPSPTPLQLSQPSQLLPSSSLSQSQPPVPPSAVHVSANKFVSLDPAAIRRNQFMLHSRLARMQAYTERRNWPTSMSRLDQNCIIVGRSPLPAVRQKGYANRRANTIAADTCDCCERPIGYCRKLNDPNHLRHHHKRGIHHPKFASGSGCSCEEPLSEPRKAHSAEVITLTVTSCESPTNSVRSNSTPELPERLNSPFSIKPQRPTNFVQQQDSITAECSL